In one window of Gossypium hirsutum isolate 1008001.06 chromosome A01, Gossypium_hirsutum_v2.1, whole genome shotgun sequence DNA:
- the LOC107916653 gene encoding DNA ligase 1 isoform X1, with the protein MDSDEDLELVSPSDHTSSSIQDRKFKRLKKLKTVSENPSHFEALDLDSSDAQVVEEPKLGSGIGSDSAFHDFDEGNELSFGFDELGVDGNGSGSVAKRVLDFDSMTQEVDGTGEDQNKEMGIRDVEQESDKKRPSSDEMRSKETKKKKRAKGVGDGDMPMLPERRTAKERREHLVQLRAESQRLLRETRDAAFKPAPIVQKPISSVLEKIRRRKLEVSKKTYFAIDDHDGNSSKDLEETGSENVGEHERGNDRAVMEVESEETILKHGISDTSCSDERKNAENVSSHENFSPQIAASEEPKPAFRAPVNDTQDLFSDSQTSDSKDELADETPDSPLEEVLAPSVLAMNLKLDSAPLDDIFSDEEDNDKENIDPHPHESVDLSPTNADPVKAFVDEEAEEEDDSDNDLLRFQDDDNEEDEDSEDLEELRDMIATGFEEKQSDIDRRMELHQKLLDQQDAAKTAQLLRKWGPKQRETDQHDDEGFVEDDEEDGDDEEDFFENEDSRPVNLRLHIKKIKEMIPQMFTDKDDIYISSDDEEVEKKLVEKSLYEKANQQAEPLPPTKDARSTELFGYIKKVNNMPETRRKAKTSSFSNMLFIGKKGNEPSKSSFIGRGSNCSIPSSTKHGPGVLRSFIFEREDNNSSTTSIAESPSAVIQKENRPKKNAPSAKFSNSQIRSSSQPRKDEMETSSGAQLLEILRRSSSLQTSECTGKRCTVGQTESIFAAFKLEKKSIGTKRPNISVKTL; encoded by the exons ATGGACAGCGACGAGGATTTAGAGCTAGTTTCCCCTTCCGACCACACATCATCTTCTATTCAAGACAGAAAGTTTAAACGATTGAAGAAGCTGAAAACGGTTTCCGAGAATCCATCCCATTTTGAAGCCCTTGATTTGGATTCATCGGACGCCCAAGTTGTTGAGGAGCCGAAATTGGGATCTGGGATTGGGTCTGACTCCGCGTTCCATGATTTTGACGAGGGAAATGAATTGAGTTTTGGATTTGATGAGTTGGGTGTTGATGGAAATGGGTCGGGTTCAGTAGCTAAACGGGTGCTGGATTTTGATTCAATGACCCAGGAAGTTGATGGGACCGGTGAAGATCAGAACAAAGAGATGGGAATTAGGGATGTGGAACAGGAGTCAGACAAGAAACGGCCTAGTTCTGATGAAATGAGGAGTAaagaaacgaaaaagaaaaagagagcgaAAGGAGTCGGCGATGGGGATATGCCCATGTTACCTGAAAGAAGAACAGCgaag GAAAGAAGAGAACATCTTGTCCAGCTTCGTGCTGAATCTCAGAGACTGCTCCGAG AAACTAGAGATGCGGCATTTAAACCAGCACCGATTGTTCAAAAGCCCATATCATCAGTTTTGGAGAAGATTCGGCGAAGGAAGCTTGAGGTTTCAAAAAA GACGTATTTTGCTATTGATGATCATGATGGTAATTCAAGCAAAGATTTGGAGGAGACTGGATCTGAAAATGTTGGCGAGCACGAGAGAGGCAATGATAGGGCGGTTATGGAAGTTGAAAGTGAGGAAACAATTTTAAAGCATGGGATTTCGGATACCTCGTGTTCTGATGAAAGAAAGAATGCTGAGAATGTCTCAAGTCATGAAAATTTTTCACCGCAGATT GCCGCTAGTGAGGAACCCAAACCTGCGTTTCGAGCTCCTGTAAATGATACCCAG GATCTATTTTCTGATTCCCAAACAAGTGACTCCAAAGATGAGCTTGCAGATGAGACTCCTGATAGCCCTTTAGAAGAAGTTTTGGCACCGTCCGTTCTTGCTATGAACTTAAAGCTTGACTCTGCTCCTCTTGATGATAT TTTCTCTGACGAAGAGGACAATGACAAGGAGAACATTGATCCTCATCCACATGAATCTGTTGATTTGTCTCCAACTAATGCTGACCCTGTTAAAGCATTTGTTGATGAAGAAGCTGAAGAAGAAGATGACAGTGACAATGACTTACTTCGCTTCCAAGATGATGACAATGAAGAGGATGAAGATTCTGAAGATTTAGAAGAACTCAGGGATATGATAGCAACTGGATTTGAAGAAAAGCAAAGTGATATTGATAGGCGAATGGAACTCCATCAGAAATTGCTTGACCAACAGGATGCTGCTAAAACAGCACAGTTATTGCGGAAATGGGGTCCGAAGCAGAGAGAAACTGACCAGCATGATGATGAAGGATTTGTGGAAGATGATGAAGAGGATGGAGACGATGAAGAGGATTTCTTTGAAAATGAAGATTCACGTCCAGTAAACTTGCGCTTACATATAAAAAAGATAAAGGAAATGATACCACAAATGTTCACTGATAAGGACGACATTTATATATCATCTGATGACGAGGAAGTAGAAAAAAAGCTTGTTGAAAAGAGCTTGTATGAGAAAGCC AATCAGCAAGCTGAGCCCTTGCCACCAACAAAGGATGCAAGGTCCACAGAACTCTTTGGTTATATTAAGAAGGTCAACAATATGCCTGAAACCAGAAGAAAGGCCAAAACATCAT CCTTTTCTAATATGCTATTCATTGGGAAAAAAGGGAATGAGCCCTCAAAG TCATCTTTTATAGGTCGGGGATCAAATTGTTCTATTCCATCATCTACCAAGCATGGACCAGGCGTCTTACGTTCATTTATATTTGAACGTGAAGACAACAATAGCAGCACAACCTCGATAGCAGAAAGTCCTTCCGCTGTG ATCCAAAAGGAGAACAGACCAAAGAAAAATGCTCCATCAGCCAAGTTTAGTAATTCACAGATCAGATCAAGTTCACAACCAAGAAAAGATGAGATGGAAACAAGTTCTGGAGCTCAATTATTGGAAATATTAAGGCGTTCCTCCTCACTGCAAACAAGTGAGTGCACTGGTAAGAGATGTACTGTAGGCCAAACTGAATCCATATTTGCTGCATTCAAGCTGGAAAAGAAATCAATAGGAACCAAAAGGCCGAATATATCTGTAAAGACTCTTTAG
- the LOC107916653 gene encoding glutamic acid-rich protein isoform X3 — MDSDEDLELVSPSDHTSSSIQDRKFKRLKKLKTVSENPSHFEALDLDSSDAQVVEEPKLGSGIGSDSAFHDFDEGNELSFGFDELGVDGNGSGSVAKRVLDFDSMTQEVDGTGEDQNKEMGIRDVEQESDKKRPSSDEMRSKETKKKKRAKGVGDGDMPMLPERRTAKERREHLVQLRAESQRLLRETRDAAFKPAPIVQKPISSVLEKIRRRKLEVSKKTYFAIDDHDGNSSKDLEETGSENVGEHERGNDRAVMEVESEETILKHGISDTSCSDERKNAENVSSHENFSPQIAASEEPKPAFRAPVNDTQDLFSDSQTSDSKDELADETPDSPLEEVLAPSVLAMNLKLDSAPLDDIFSDEEDNDKENIDPHPHESVDLSPTNADPVKAFVDEEAEEEDDSDNDLLRFQDDDNEEDEDSEDLEELRDMIATGFEEKQSDIDRRMELHQKLLDQQDAAKTAQLLRKWGPKQRETDQHDDEGFVEDDEEDGDDEEDFFENEDSRPVNLRLHIKKIKEMIPQMFTDKDDIYISSDDEEVEKKLVEKSLYEKANQQAEPLPPTKDARSTELFGYIKKVNNMPETRRKAKTSSFSNMLFIGKKGNEPSKVGDQIVLFHHLPSMDQASYVHLYLNVKTTIAAQPR, encoded by the exons ATGGACAGCGACGAGGATTTAGAGCTAGTTTCCCCTTCCGACCACACATCATCTTCTATTCAAGACAGAAAGTTTAAACGATTGAAGAAGCTGAAAACGGTTTCCGAGAATCCATCCCATTTTGAAGCCCTTGATTTGGATTCATCGGACGCCCAAGTTGTTGAGGAGCCGAAATTGGGATCTGGGATTGGGTCTGACTCCGCGTTCCATGATTTTGACGAGGGAAATGAATTGAGTTTTGGATTTGATGAGTTGGGTGTTGATGGAAATGGGTCGGGTTCAGTAGCTAAACGGGTGCTGGATTTTGATTCAATGACCCAGGAAGTTGATGGGACCGGTGAAGATCAGAACAAAGAGATGGGAATTAGGGATGTGGAACAGGAGTCAGACAAGAAACGGCCTAGTTCTGATGAAATGAGGAGTAaagaaacgaaaaagaaaaagagagcgaAAGGAGTCGGCGATGGGGATATGCCCATGTTACCTGAAAGAAGAACAGCgaag GAAAGAAGAGAACATCTTGTCCAGCTTCGTGCTGAATCTCAGAGACTGCTCCGAG AAACTAGAGATGCGGCATTTAAACCAGCACCGATTGTTCAAAAGCCCATATCATCAGTTTTGGAGAAGATTCGGCGAAGGAAGCTTGAGGTTTCAAAAAA GACGTATTTTGCTATTGATGATCATGATGGTAATTCAAGCAAAGATTTGGAGGAGACTGGATCTGAAAATGTTGGCGAGCACGAGAGAGGCAATGATAGGGCGGTTATGGAAGTTGAAAGTGAGGAAACAATTTTAAAGCATGGGATTTCGGATACCTCGTGTTCTGATGAAAGAAAGAATGCTGAGAATGTCTCAAGTCATGAAAATTTTTCACCGCAGATT GCCGCTAGTGAGGAACCCAAACCTGCGTTTCGAGCTCCTGTAAATGATACCCAG GATCTATTTTCTGATTCCCAAACAAGTGACTCCAAAGATGAGCTTGCAGATGAGACTCCTGATAGCCCTTTAGAAGAAGTTTTGGCACCGTCCGTTCTTGCTATGAACTTAAAGCTTGACTCTGCTCCTCTTGATGATAT TTTCTCTGACGAAGAGGACAATGACAAGGAGAACATTGATCCTCATCCACATGAATCTGTTGATTTGTCTCCAACTAATGCTGACCCTGTTAAAGCATTTGTTGATGAAGAAGCTGAAGAAGAAGATGACAGTGACAATGACTTACTTCGCTTCCAAGATGATGACAATGAAGAGGATGAAGATTCTGAAGATTTAGAAGAACTCAGGGATATGATAGCAACTGGATTTGAAGAAAAGCAAAGTGATATTGATAGGCGAATGGAACTCCATCAGAAATTGCTTGACCAACAGGATGCTGCTAAAACAGCACAGTTATTGCGGAAATGGGGTCCGAAGCAGAGAGAAACTGACCAGCATGATGATGAAGGATTTGTGGAAGATGATGAAGAGGATGGAGACGATGAAGAGGATTTCTTTGAAAATGAAGATTCACGTCCAGTAAACTTGCGCTTACATATAAAAAAGATAAAGGAAATGATACCACAAATGTTCACTGATAAGGACGACATTTATATATCATCTGATGACGAGGAAGTAGAAAAAAAGCTTGTTGAAAAGAGCTTGTATGAGAAAGCC AATCAGCAAGCTGAGCCCTTGCCACCAACAAAGGATGCAAGGTCCACAGAACTCTTTGGTTATATTAAGAAGGTCAACAATATGCCTGAAACCAGAAGAAAGGCCAAAACATCAT CCTTTTCTAATATGCTATTCATTGGGAAAAAAGGGAATGAGCCCTCAAAG GTCGGGGATCAAATTGTTCTATTCCATCATCTACCAAGCATGGACCAGGCGTCTTACGTTCATTTATATTTGAACGTGAAGACAACAATAGCAGCACAACCTCGATAG
- the LOC107916653 gene encoding DNA ligase 1 isoform X2 produces the protein MDSDEDLELVSPSDHTSSSIQDRKFKRLKKLKTVSENPSHFEALDLDSSDAQVVEEPKLGSGIGSDSAFHDFDEGNELSFGFDELGVDGNGSGSVAKRVLDFDSMTQEVDGTGEDQNKEMGIRDVEQESDKKRPSSDEMRSKETKKKKRAKGVGDGDMPMLPERRTAKERREHLVQLRAESQRLLRETRDAAFKPAPIVQKPISSVLEKIRRRKLEVSKKTYFAIDDHDGNSSKDLEETGSENVGEHERGNDRAVMEVESEETILKHGISDTSCSDERKNAENVSSHENFSPQIDLFSDSQTSDSKDELADETPDSPLEEVLAPSVLAMNLKLDSAPLDDIFSDEEDNDKENIDPHPHESVDLSPTNADPVKAFVDEEAEEEDDSDNDLLRFQDDDNEEDEDSEDLEELRDMIATGFEEKQSDIDRRMELHQKLLDQQDAAKTAQLLRKWGPKQRETDQHDDEGFVEDDEEDGDDEEDFFENEDSRPVNLRLHIKKIKEMIPQMFTDKDDIYISSDDEEVEKKLVEKSLYEKANQQAEPLPPTKDARSTELFGYIKKVNNMPETRRKAKTSSFSNMLFIGKKGNEPSKSSFIGRGSNCSIPSSTKHGPGVLRSFIFEREDNNSSTTSIAESPSAVIQKENRPKKNAPSAKFSNSQIRSSSQPRKDEMETSSGAQLLEILRRSSSLQTSECTGKRCTVGQTESIFAAFKLEKKSIGTKRPNISVKTL, from the exons ATGGACAGCGACGAGGATTTAGAGCTAGTTTCCCCTTCCGACCACACATCATCTTCTATTCAAGACAGAAAGTTTAAACGATTGAAGAAGCTGAAAACGGTTTCCGAGAATCCATCCCATTTTGAAGCCCTTGATTTGGATTCATCGGACGCCCAAGTTGTTGAGGAGCCGAAATTGGGATCTGGGATTGGGTCTGACTCCGCGTTCCATGATTTTGACGAGGGAAATGAATTGAGTTTTGGATTTGATGAGTTGGGTGTTGATGGAAATGGGTCGGGTTCAGTAGCTAAACGGGTGCTGGATTTTGATTCAATGACCCAGGAAGTTGATGGGACCGGTGAAGATCAGAACAAAGAGATGGGAATTAGGGATGTGGAACAGGAGTCAGACAAGAAACGGCCTAGTTCTGATGAAATGAGGAGTAaagaaacgaaaaagaaaaagagagcgaAAGGAGTCGGCGATGGGGATATGCCCATGTTACCTGAAAGAAGAACAGCgaag GAAAGAAGAGAACATCTTGTCCAGCTTCGTGCTGAATCTCAGAGACTGCTCCGAG AAACTAGAGATGCGGCATTTAAACCAGCACCGATTGTTCAAAAGCCCATATCATCAGTTTTGGAGAAGATTCGGCGAAGGAAGCTTGAGGTTTCAAAAAA GACGTATTTTGCTATTGATGATCATGATGGTAATTCAAGCAAAGATTTGGAGGAGACTGGATCTGAAAATGTTGGCGAGCACGAGAGAGGCAATGATAGGGCGGTTATGGAAGTTGAAAGTGAGGAAACAATTTTAAAGCATGGGATTTCGGATACCTCGTGTTCTGATGAAAGAAAGAATGCTGAGAATGTCTCAAGTCATGAAAATTTTTCACCGCAGATT GATCTATTTTCTGATTCCCAAACAAGTGACTCCAAAGATGAGCTTGCAGATGAGACTCCTGATAGCCCTTTAGAAGAAGTTTTGGCACCGTCCGTTCTTGCTATGAACTTAAAGCTTGACTCTGCTCCTCTTGATGATAT TTTCTCTGACGAAGAGGACAATGACAAGGAGAACATTGATCCTCATCCACATGAATCTGTTGATTTGTCTCCAACTAATGCTGACCCTGTTAAAGCATTTGTTGATGAAGAAGCTGAAGAAGAAGATGACAGTGACAATGACTTACTTCGCTTCCAAGATGATGACAATGAAGAGGATGAAGATTCTGAAGATTTAGAAGAACTCAGGGATATGATAGCAACTGGATTTGAAGAAAAGCAAAGTGATATTGATAGGCGAATGGAACTCCATCAGAAATTGCTTGACCAACAGGATGCTGCTAAAACAGCACAGTTATTGCGGAAATGGGGTCCGAAGCAGAGAGAAACTGACCAGCATGATGATGAAGGATTTGTGGAAGATGATGAAGAGGATGGAGACGATGAAGAGGATTTCTTTGAAAATGAAGATTCACGTCCAGTAAACTTGCGCTTACATATAAAAAAGATAAAGGAAATGATACCACAAATGTTCACTGATAAGGACGACATTTATATATCATCTGATGACGAGGAAGTAGAAAAAAAGCTTGTTGAAAAGAGCTTGTATGAGAAAGCC AATCAGCAAGCTGAGCCCTTGCCACCAACAAAGGATGCAAGGTCCACAGAACTCTTTGGTTATATTAAGAAGGTCAACAATATGCCTGAAACCAGAAGAAAGGCCAAAACATCAT CCTTTTCTAATATGCTATTCATTGGGAAAAAAGGGAATGAGCCCTCAAAG TCATCTTTTATAGGTCGGGGATCAAATTGTTCTATTCCATCATCTACCAAGCATGGACCAGGCGTCTTACGTTCATTTATATTTGAACGTGAAGACAACAATAGCAGCACAACCTCGATAGCAGAAAGTCCTTCCGCTGTG ATCCAAAAGGAGAACAGACCAAAGAAAAATGCTCCATCAGCCAAGTTTAGTAATTCACAGATCAGATCAAGTTCACAACCAAGAAAAGATGAGATGGAAACAAGTTCTGGAGCTCAATTATTGGAAATATTAAGGCGTTCCTCCTCACTGCAAACAAGTGAGTGCACTGGTAAGAGATGTACTGTAGGCCAAACTGAATCCATATTTGCTGCATTCAAGCTGGAAAAGAAATCAATAGGAACCAAAAGGCCGAATATATCTGTAAAGACTCTTTAG
- the LOC107916654 gene encoding COP9 signalosome complex subunit 4, producing the protein MKSALANALAVVDQRQKIEQYKHILSTVFSSNDIVQANKFIDHMLSDDVPLMVSRQLLQTFAHELERLKPDAQKEISHYTLDQIQPRVVSFEEQVLFIREKLAELYESEQQCSKAAQILSGIDLDSGMRVIDDTFRLSKCVQIARLYLEDDDAVNAEAFINKASFLISNSQHEVLILQYKVCYARILDMKRKFLEAALRYYDISQIEKRQIGDEIIDEDALEQALSAAVTCTILAAAGPQRSRVLATLYKDERCSKLKIYPILQKVYLERILRKPEIDAFAEELKPHEKAVLPDNFTVLDRAMIEHNILSASKLYTNISFDELGTLLGIPPHKAEKIASRMIYEDRMRGSVDQVEAVIHFEDDTEELQQWDQQIVGVCQALNDILDSMAKKGMAVPV; encoded by the exons ATGAAGAGTGCATTAGCAAACGCCTTGGCGGTCGTAGACCAGAGGCAAAAAATCGAGCAATACAAACACATTTTATCAACTGTTTTCTCGTCAAACGACATAGTTCAAGCCAATAAATTCATTGATCATA TGTTATCGGACGATGTCCCGCTGATGGTTTCGAGGCAGCTTTTACAAACTTTCGCACATGAATTAGAGAGACTGAAGCCAGATGCTCAAAAGGAAATTTCCCATTATACACTTGATCAGATTCAGCCTCGTGTCGTTTCATTCGAAGAACAG GTATTGTTTATTAGAGAGAAACTTGCTGAGTTGTATGAATCTGAGCAGCAGTGCTCAAAAGCAGCGCAGATACTAAGTGGGATTGATTTAGATTCTGGAATGAG GGTTATTGATGACACATTCAGATTGTCAAAATGTGTTCAAATTGCTCGTCTATATCTTGAG GATGATGATGCTGTTAATGCAGAAGCTTTTATTAATAAAGCTTCATTCTTGATTAGCAACAGTCAGCATGAAGTATTGATTTTACAGTACAAG gTCTGCTATGCAAGGATTTTGGATATGAAGAGGAAGTTCTTGGAAGCAGCACTGCGGTACTATGACATCTCTCAAATTGAGAAGCGGCAAATAGGAGATGA GATAATTGATGAGGATGCACTGGAGCAAGCTCTGTCTGCTGCTGTAACATGTACAATTTTAGCAGCTGCTGGTCCTCAACGCTCTCGTGTGCTTGCCACCCTTTACAAA GATGAACGATGTTCCAAGCTAAAGATATATCCGATATTACAAAAG GTTTATTTGGAGAGGATTTTAAGAAAACCTGAAATTGATGCATTCGCTGAAGAACTTAAACCTCATGAG AAAGCAGTGCTTCCTGACAATTTCACTGTGCTGGACCGTGCCATGATAGAGCATAATATTCTGAGTGCAAGCAAACTTTACACAAATATAAG TTTTGATGAGTTAGGTACTTTGCTGGGCATTCCTCCTCATAAG GCTGAAAAGATAGCATCAAGAATGATTTATGAGGATAGAATGAGGGGCTCAGTAGACCAG GTGGAAGCGGTTATACATTTTGAAGACGACACAGAGGAGCTGCAACAATGGGATCAACAA ATAGTTGGGGTATGTCAAGCTCTGAATGATATACTAGATAGCATGGCAAAGAAAGGCATGGCAGTACCTGTCTGA